The Leptospira venezuelensis genome has a window encoding:
- a CDS encoding TraY domain-containing protein, which produces MAPNDQGVPTFAMARVCSCKRSDRSKCGEARARVAQAISKRSGSTDS; this is translated from the coding sequence ATGGCGCCTAACGACCAAGGTGTTCCGACGTTTGCAATGGCACGAGTTTGCTCATGCAAACGAAGTGACAGAAGCAAATGTGGCGAAGCCCGAGCGAGAGTTGCGCAAGCAATCTCGAAGCGAAGCGGAAGCACCGATAGTTAG
- a CDS encoding CopG family ribbon-helix-helix protein, giving the protein MNQTVNISFEKGLLKEIDKIAKREHRSRSELIREAARAYIEKKFKWEKIFEIGSAISKTANITEESIIDEIKLIRKQKKTP; this is encoded by the coding sequence ATGAACCAGACTGTTAATATTTCCTTTGAAAAGGGGCTTTTAAAAGAAATAGATAAAATTGCCAAAAGAGAGCACAGATCAAGGTCAGAATTGATTCGTGAAGCGGCGAGAGCCTATATAGAAAAGAAATTTAAATGGGAAAAAATTTTCGAAATTGGCTCAGCAATTTCTAAGACAGCAAATATTACTGAGGAATCCATTATAGATGAGATAAAACTAATCAGGAAGCAGAAGAAAACTCCCTGA
- a CDS encoding putative toxin-antitoxin system toxin component, PIN family, with translation MLKVLIDTNVYISAILFGGKPKVILEELISGKIIGYISDSILKEIEETLKKPKFKLSEEFISIVLSEIESLTEKIVNISLKDYAGLRDRDDYHILESAISAKVDYLITGDQDLLVLKNLKSLKIISPEQYLSLDSSGASSV, from the coding sequence ATGCTTAAAGTTCTTATAGATACCAATGTTTACATATCAGCAATTCTATTTGGTGGCAAACCTAAAGTTATTTTAGAAGAGCTAATATCGGGAAAGATAATTGGCTACATTTCTGATTCCATCTTAAAAGAAATTGAAGAGACATTAAAAAAGCCAAAATTTAAGTTAAGTGAAGAATTTATCTCAATAGTTTTATCTGAAATTGAATCACTCACAGAGAAAATAGTAAATATATCTCTAAAAGACTATGCGGGTCTTCGAGACAGAGATGATTATCACATACTTGAGAGTGCGATTTCAGCAAAGGTAGATTATTTAATTACTGGCGATCAAGATTTACTGGTTTTAAAGAATTTGAAATCTCTCAAGATTATTTCTCCTGAACAATATTTAAGTTTGGATAGTAGTGGGGCGTCCAGCGTATAA
- a CDS encoding TraY domain-containing protein, which yields MPCKRSDRSKCGEAQARVA from the coding sequence TTGCCTTGCAAGCGAAGTGACAGAAGCAAATGTGGCGAAGCCCAAGCGAGAGTTGCGTAA